The sequence ACTCAACAACTTAACCTTCTTCGCCATTGGAAACAACTGCCTTGGCCAGTTAGACAACGTAAAGAACATAATCTGACATGTGATGAGTGCATGTTTATAGACCTTCTCGAGATTAAATTATCAAACATGGCCTAGgtgattatacatatatatgtttattcCCTAGGTAATCTATCTGAGAAGGTTTAAGAACCTGCATACCCTCAACCTTGCTGGAAACCCTCTTGCTCAAGAAGCAAACTACAAACTCTTCATCGCTGCTTACCTTTCAGATTTAGCGTATCTGGATTCCAGGTTACTAAATGGAGAAACTGTAAGTAGTAAATGTTGTTGTGCATTGTCATACACTGTGGTGAGGTAAATATACAGAAATCCCCAAAACAGCAAATCGGCTGTTTGATTCAGGAGTTTATAATGGGCCTTATTCACTAGTAGTGCCCTTATAAACTAACTGGGAATGAAtgtagaaacacacaaaaaggcTGTACACAGTGAAAATAATTTGAAATCAGTTCTGAATTGACTGCACCTCTGTTGGATTTATATTCCCCTATGTATTTTCTCTTTACAGAAGAAGCAAGCTTTTGCAAAATACCAATATGCCATCGAAGAGATACGACACAATGAGTTGCAGACACTCAAGGCCACAGAAGCTGAACAGAAACGGCAAGAAGAATTACAACAACACCAGGTCAAGTCATCTATATGCAAATATGATCCATTGTCTAGCCCTACATTCTCCATTGAAACTTTAATGTTGAACTGTCTTGCTCTGGGTTTTCAGGAGGCCTTTGTGGAGAACCTTAATGGATCCGAACTGTTTGACAGCATGTTCGCCCAAGACCCAGAAGCACAGAAACTTAACCAGCTGCCTGGAGTGGCAGACCTAGTACAGACATATCTTTTATTCATTAACTTGATTGAAATGTATGCCACTTAAAATTAGTTGGTGATTATGTCggataatataaatatgtatttatgttttaattgtttttcaCTTAACATTTAATTTGGTTTAACACTCATTTATTGAATCAAATTATAGCACTGTATGTCTTATTCAATTATTTCTACTTGTTTCATCTAATTTGTTTAGATTTGAAATATTGAACGTATTTGACCCTCCTGACGTCCAGCTTGCTGTAGCTTAGTTTGCTCCTTGACTTACATTCTCCTTACGTTCAAGCCCCAGCTGGTGGGTCTGTGCATACAAATGTTCGAAAGCGGCTTCGCTGAGCAGAAGCTGAGAGAGGCGGAGGTCAAGGCTTTCTTGGAAGTTCTTCAAGAGGCTGTGAGGGAAAAGCAGCAGAGATCAGCACAACTGGTCTCAGATTTTGAGAAGCACCGGAAGAAGGTCGGCTATCCATCCAGATGCACTTGAAGATTCATTATAGTcttttacatttgtttaaaTCACACATTAAGGGCAGACCATGTGTAAAGGCCACATGGTCTGAAAATTGATGGATTATCTCTTGCTTTAAATAGTTACACCCAGGTTGATCACTTTTCTTTCTGAATCTGATCTAGATCATAAGTCCCAGTAGGTCaccatctctttaaaaaaaaatatataaggacATTGTAAAGGTTTATACCTTTTATACCAACCCACCTCTATCTAGAGGATATTAGATTTGAAGCAGGTTGAGGATGCGGCCAAGGAGGAAGCTCAAGTGAACCAGTACATGACGGAGATCAAGACACTCTGTGACAGCTGTCTGCTCCTGGAGCTGCAGCTAGTGGACCAGCTGGAGGTTGGTTGGTTTTTGTACGGGAAGGACAGTGGAGCTCCAATAGTTCAGAAAGTAGCACtgatattttatcttttttttttatgtgaggTACGGAGGAATATAGTGAGATGTTTGAGAAAGCTACGGGGAATGGGACTTGAATATGAGCTGTATCTAAACATTTGtcaacatattattattattatcttattttTGATAAAAGTAGGCTGTACTACCTAAGGCCAATAACAAAACAGGCTTATCAAATATTATGatattttacatttaatattatttgttatttgCCATTTCTGTTGCAGGAGATTATTAAAGACTTCGAGAGAAACATCACAGACATGGTTGGCAGCTTCATTGAAACAGTTCAAGGCATATATCCTTTTCATACTATAGTCCACAGTAATCCTCATTATGCACCAGCACCACTGGTGAACCGAGCCGATCTTCTGAGTTAGTGCTCAAAGTCAGATTGGCTGGTTTCTTTGATCAATAAACACATTCGCCCAGTGTCGGGATCTGGAGAACCACCTTCACGAGGAGATCAAAGACATCGCCATGGCAACCTTGGAGAAGGTCGCCAAGAACGAGGTGGAGGACAACCTGCCTGACGATGTTAGAGCGGTCAGTGTTTTACATTGTGCTAATGGTCAGTTCCTGACAATGTAGAAATCAGACatcaacatattcatttattcatctaAAGATTCACATCTAAAGTCTGAATCAAATGTTGGTGAACCagcgtttcactttcttttgcttcatatttgttttgaccATTCATTTTGCTGAAGGCGGGATCTGCAAGTACATAATTGGCAAAactagaaaaaaaacaaaaaacagtagtAGGCCTAATCTGTAAAGAAGCTTCCCTAAACACTGTGGACTATGGCCACTCAAGAAAAGCACGTATCATATCACCTTTTGAaactttcatttttcattttttggaaTGGTCAGTAGTTTACCACAGAGTAGTGATGTTGTCGTCACAGTAGTGGTGACCACAACACTGTAAATAGTGTTTTGTAACATAAAAccagtagtaggcctactacttcCTCCCAGCAAGACACCACCTATTTGTGTCCCCTGCAGTTATTTGTAGACAAAGAAACCGTCATGAATGCAGTAGGCGCGTCTCATGACTCCCACATGTTGAGGATTGACAATCGAGAGGACAAGCTGGTGACACGCATCAACGCCTGGATGATGAACCTTATTAAAAAGGTACTATTAgatcataatttttttaaataattgaaaAGTTCAGTTCAATAGGAATGAATGAtaatttgtttctgtttgtgcgtGACTGAAGATCCAGGATGAAGAAGTATGGAGGAATCGCAAGTGCATTTCAGAAATCCAGTATTTCATACAACATCTGAGAAatcagctggaggaggtgctgcaCCAAGAGTAGCAAGGCAATCAGGATCGAAGTGCTCTACCACTGTGTTTGACCACTCTTTAGTTAGTAAAGATTGCATTGCTAGTATATATTTCAATAAATTATGTCTTCTGCATTTTTCATATTtcttaataaaatataatactaatacatttgaaaataaaGCTTTGGTTTAGTTAacgtttttataaaaaaaaaaggatcaaTATAACGAACGCACAGATGTGACTCACGGGAAACTATCCAATGAGGATCTTGCTCGTACATGGGATAAGGCTAACCAGCCAATGAAAATGAGTGAAGCTATATTCTGAAATGCGACGTCTCAATTTTAGCACCCAGCCCCATGGAAAGCTAAATCGAGTTCAAACCAGGTTTCGGACTTGGACATTTCTTATCATATTAACCCCACTGCCTGTCAGTCATTGGCATTTCCAGTGTAGGGTTGATCTCTCGGTAGGTTCATGACTGTTGCAGTGGGTGACACTCATACATTAGCGTTCACAATGCCTGTCCGAGCTGAATGCTGCACTAGAACAGCTTCGGCCTGTTCAACACCGGACTATCTTACACCCCCTGCCCCGATAAACACTTCCCAACCAGGCATTGGCACTACACTGCTTTACAGCGGCTCACAGTTTCGGGGATATCAGAAGAGCAAAGGAAACTCGTACGACGTGGAGGTCATTTTGCAGGTAACCTCCATTCCTTTAAGTTGTTTCATAAGTCCGTTTTGATGTGTTGCCTTGGAGTGTTACACATATTTGAGCTATTTTTCGAGATCTGTTTACTAGCTAGCCAACGTTAGCTTATTTGGCTATTTGTAACTCATTCAACGTTGACACTATGACCATATTTAGTGACAAGCCACGTTAATACCAACCAATTGTTTGGAAATATTTTGATTGGAACAATGCCATCATACACAGTTGTAATTATAAATTCGATTTGTctatgatacaaaaaaaaacgaaaattgGCAATTTCCAATTTTACTGTCTAATAGAAAATCCTGGCATGGTTAATGATATAGCAGCTTTATACTGCTTCACCACCACCATACTAGAATCAAACACTTGTATGTTTACAAGATTTACCATATTGTATGGAACAAATTGTGTTTTAATCTATGGGCCGAACCATTTGTCCTCTTATTTTGGACAGCATGTGACCGTAGAAGACTCCTACTTGTGTGGTTACCTGAAGATCAAAGGCCTGACTGAGGTATGCAGCTGAAACTGGTCCAGAATTTGAGGTTTTTATATCTGAATGTGCAAGTGGGATACAATGCCGTTTGTAAGCGTTGAGCGTGTAGTTCAGGTCAGTCTTGGAACCGGTTTATGTAACATCTTCAGCACCTGGTGGGGCTTGTAGTGCTTTTGCTGTAATTATGAGTGACAGCCTATGgtagtatgtatgtgtatgctcTCACATAAATCTTGCACTTTTTGGGTTGTATAGGCATGGTTGAATGCACTCATTTTAATCTCTTtccaaagcgtctgctaaattaatgtacatatatattttgcttttttttaaaaacgttaatataatattaaccttaaaggtgacctattatgcttttcgacttttatgacctataaacgtagttctaatgattgatagtcatgtttaaccatagacaaaaaacgatgtagattttcggtaaactcttcctctcatctgtgCGCTTTCAGCCgctttcgtccttctccgccccctcgcccccctcctgccaacccaactccgttgtgattggttaccttccttggagcgcgtgcgcgcgggcagatttgaccaggcatattggggcgtggcaggagtagctctacgtagatgtttcccggaaatgtgaacaagttaatcgcaatcgttgtcccgagtgtttagcgctctgcacagccaccccagactgtcaacagggaatacgtcgaaatgcatgtatgtcattatttgacactttagtatggttaaacatgactatccaTCATTATAaaaacgtttataggtcataaaagtcgaaaaagcataataggtcccctttaatctTGTTTCTATATGTAAACTCACTCAGTCTCAGCTTTCATGCCAATCTAGTTACGATGCAAATCTAGCTACTAATAATCAATCTCAACTCTTGATCATCCCGTTCCAGGAGTATCCAACCCTGACAACGTTCTTTGCTGGTGAAATCATCAGCAGAAAGAGGCCTTTTTTAACAAGGAAGTGGGACGCAGATGAGGATGTGGACCGAAAGCACTGGGTATGGACTCCTGGATTGGAGTTGTGATCTATTCTGGACCAGCGCATCTGCAAGTCTCCAATTCTTACTGGTTTTATTGTGGTCTCTTCTTTTTGTTACCAGGGAAAGTTTCAGTCCTTTTACAAATATGCCAAATGTTTTAACTCGGATGACTTCGACTACGAGGCACTGAGCAACAGCGACTACGTCTTCATGAGGTGGAAGGTTGGTTAGCATAAACGACAAAAGTGAAACATGGACGTTTCTCACTTCTACTGTGTTATTCATCGGCTCTAACCTATGATCTTGACAACCAGGAGCAGTTTCTGGTACCGGACCACACCATCAAAGACATCAGCGGTGCGTCCTTTGCTGGCTTCTACTACATCTGCTTCCAGAAGTCCACCGCCACCATCGAGGGCTACTACTACCACAGAAGCTCTGAATGGTAATTCCCTTGTGTATCGGACAAAACGACCAGCCTCTAAAGGCTTccaaggccagaaccaaggcaggcaggcaggcaggaaaGAGACTGGAAGGGCGATTCTGGGGGGGTCTTGGCATGCAACTAAGATTCTCCCACAAGTACTGGAAAAATATCTGGCTGAATTGTTATAGGGTGtatgtgaatctttttatcagAACTTTGTATCGTATTTCCATATCCCAATATGTCAAttcttgtatttttttctttatttattttacaggtACCAGTCTCTAAACCTCAACCACGTCTGGGAACACAGTGTGCCCATTTATGAGTTCCGGTGACAGCGGAACGCCGTGTGCATAACTAACTCAGAGAGCAAACATTGGTGTCGGCCTAACGTGGACTTAAGGGATGTGGATGGTGCTAGTGGTAACCTCCATTGGGCAAGCACCCCGGGGCCAAGAGAGAAGGTTGAACTGGTTTCCCTCTTAAAGAATGGGATACATGCAGGGGCAAAGAAGGTGGCCATGACACTGCTGGGCTGGAGGAGGCAGGGAGACAAAAAGAGATTAATCATTGTAACAAATTGAACAGATCTTTCATCTGAGGGCATTTTGCCTTTTTTAATTTGTTCCTTTTTTAAACTTATTTAggaagttgtgttttttttttactttaaatgtattttctgtctcttgtctcttgCTGAACCCCTTGTAACCTCTTCAGTCTTTAATCCTCATGGAGATGCCAAACTTTTGAACAGTCTGCCTTTTAATGAGACCATGCTGCTTGGATGGATCATATAACGAGGCCAATGTTGTTATATTTTAAAACTTTCATTTCATGGAAGGAAATATATAATATGTTGGCAAAAAGAAAATTTAATCAGAACATGTGATTGCTAGCCAACACACCTGTAGTGCTAGACTACAACTCAAGGATGACTTGTTGTCATGCTATCTGTTAGAAAGCTCCTGATCCAAATGTGAGATGGGGGGCTAATTCGCTGTGATTTTTATCATGTCCTTAGATCAGTCAATTGGTTAACAAAACACTAACAGGACTGGGAATCTGTAGTTGCTTGATTTGTAACCAAGCATTtctatgctgctgctgct comes from Gadus macrocephalus chromosome 2, ASM3116895v1 and encodes:
- the drc3 gene encoding dynein regulatory complex subunit 3, with the translated sequence MIRLYGKVEQSVMDEKILQEAVEEQGPKEEAGQISKEEGISFNAVLQLRLEYKNILKIEHLWEFTSLTKLQLNNNLIQKIEGLANLTNIKWLDLSFNNIEKIEGLETLTKLEDLTFYNNKISCIENMDTLNNLTFFAIGNNCLGQLDNVIYLRRFKNLHTLNLAGNPLAQEANYKLFIAAYLSDLAYLDSRLLNGETKKQAFAKYQYAIEEIRHNELQTLKATEAEQKRQEELQQHQEAFVENLNGSELFDSMFAQDPEAQKLNQLPGVADLVQTFKPQLVGLCIQMFESGFAEQKLREAEVKAFLEVLQEAVREKQQRSAQLVSDFEKHRKKRILDLKQVEDAAKEEAQVNQYMTEIKTLCDSCLLLELQLVDQLEEIIKDFERNITDMVGSFIETVQGIFAQCRDLENHLHEEIKDIAMATLEKVAKNEVEDNLPDDVRALFVDKETVMNAVGASHDSHMLRIDNREDKLVTRINAWMMNLIKKIQDEEVWRNRKCISEIQYFIQHLRNQLEEVLHQE
- the gid4 gene encoding glucose-induced degradation protein 4 homolog encodes the protein MTVAVGDTHTLAFTMPVRAECCTRTASACSTPDYLTPPAPINTSQPGIGTTLLYSGSQFRGYQKSKGNSYDVEVILQHVTVEDSYLCGYLKIKGLTEEYPTLTTFFAGEIISRKRPFLTRKWDADEDVDRKHWGKFQSFYKYAKCFNSDDFDYEALSNSDYVFMRWKEQFLVPDHTIKDISGASFAGFYYICFQKSTATIEGYYYHRSSEWYQSLNLNHVWEHSVPIYEFR